A part of Winslowiella toletana genomic DNA contains:
- the flgL gene encoding flagellar hook-associated protein FlgL, protein MRISTSMMYSQQTKAIIDAQSSWLKAGEQLSSGKRVVNPSDDPIASANAVLLAQTQAQSKQFGLARDFATQNLSLEESTLQNVTSSIISAQSLVVNAGNGTLSDDDRASLATQLEGVRGQLMNLANSTDGNGRYLFAGYKTDAAPFDDSTGTMVYNGGDQAITQQVDASRSMTISHTGKEIFQTLTSTAEAEPDGSASETDLFKMLDDAIAALKVPQDGADETTTDAYTAALGKATRGLANSLNNVLKVRSETGTQLDELEKLDDLSADRDLSYTTQMSNLVDADYTSSISSYTMLQSALQASYSTFSSMSKMSLFQLNS, encoded by the coding sequence ATGCGTATTAGTACCAGCATGATGTATAGCCAGCAGACCAAAGCGATCATTGACGCGCAGTCATCCTGGCTGAAAGCGGGGGAGCAACTCTCCTCCGGTAAACGTGTGGTTAACCCGTCCGATGACCCTATCGCCTCGGCGAATGCGGTGCTGCTGGCGCAAACTCAGGCGCAAAGCAAGCAGTTCGGTCTGGCACGTGACTTCGCGACCCAGAACCTGTCGCTGGAAGAGAGTACGCTGCAAAACGTCACCAGCAGCATTATCTCGGCGCAGAGTCTGGTGGTTAACGCTGGCAACGGCACGCTGAGTGACGATGACCGCGCCTCGCTGGCGACACAGCTCGAAGGTGTGCGTGGACAGCTGATGAACCTGGCGAACAGCACAGATGGCAACGGACGTTATCTGTTTGCCGGCTATAAGACCGATGCTGCGCCATTTGATGACAGCACCGGCACCATGGTCTACAACGGCGGCGATCAGGCTATCACCCAGCAGGTTGACGCTTCCCGCTCTATGACCATCAGTCATACCGGCAAAGAAATTTTTCAAACGCTGACCAGTACTGCAGAAGCAGAGCCGGATGGCAGCGCCAGCGAAACCGATCTGTTCAAAATGCTGGACGATGCGATTGCTGCGTTGAAAGTGCCACAAGATGGCGCTGATGAGACGACCACAGATGCTTATACCGCGGCGCTGGGTAAAGCGACTCGTGGTTTAGCCAATTCACTGAATAATGTGCTTAAAGTGCGTTCTGAGACCGGTACGCAGCTGGATGAGCTGGAAAAACTGGATGACCTGAGTGCTGATCGCGATCTGAGCTATACCACCCAGATGAGTAATCTGGTGGATGCCGATTACACCAGCTCTATTTCCTCTTACACCATGCTGCAGTCAGCGTTGCAGGCGTCTTATTCCACCTTTAGCAGTATGTCCAAGATGTCGCTGTTCCAGCTTAACTCGTAA
- the yceD gene encoding 23S rRNA accumulation protein YceD — protein MQKVKLPLTLDPVRTAQKRLDYQGVYTPEQVERVAESVVSVDSDIECTMSFAIDNQRLAVLNGTAELAVTLSCQRCGKSFPHAVHVTYCFSPVVNDDQAEALPEAYEPINVNEFGEIDLLALVEDEIILALPVVPVHDSEHCEVSEADMVFGKLPEEAEKPNPFAVLASLKRK, from the coding sequence ATGCAAAAGGTAAAATTACCCCTGACTCTTGACCCGGTACGTACGGCTCAAAAACGCCTGGATTATCAGGGCGTCTATACACCTGAACAGGTGGAGCGCGTCGCCGAGTCGGTCGTCAGTGTGGACAGTGATATTGAATGTACTATGTCGTTCGCGATCGACAACCAACGTCTCGCGGTGCTGAATGGCACTGCTGAGCTGGCGGTCACTCTGTCGTGTCAGCGTTGTGGTAAATCATTCCCTCACGCCGTCCACGTAACGTATTGTTTTAGTCCGGTGGTCAATGACGATCAGGCTGAAGCACTGCCGGAAGCGTACGAGCCGATCAACGTCAACGAGTTTGGCGAAATTGATCTGCTGGCATTAGTCGAAGATGAAATCATCCTCGCTTTGCCTGTCGTTCCGGTTCATGATTCTGAACACTGTGAAGTGTCCGAGGCGGACATGGTGTTTGGCAAACTGCCTGAAGAGGCGGAGAAACCAAATCCATTTGCCGTATTAGCCAGTTTAAAGCGTAAGTAA
- the rluC gene encoding 23S rRNA pseudouridine(955/2504/2580) synthase RluC, whose protein sequence is MKTNTPSVKMITISADEAGQRIDNFLRTHLKGVPKSMIYRIVRKGEVRVNKKRIKPEYKLEENDEVRIPPVRVAERDEDAVSPKLAKVASLADAILYEDEHILVMNKPSGTAVHGGSGLSFGVIEGLRALRPEARFLELVHRLDRDTSGILLVAKKRSALRSLHEQLREKGMQKDYLALVRGQWPSHLKVVQAPLLKNILQSGERVVRVSSEGKASETRFKVEERYDMATLVKASPVTGRTHQIRVHTLHGGHPIAFDDRYGDRDFDRQLAGSGLNRLFLHAAALRFTHPNTGEVMRVEAPLDDGLKRCLAFLRNKKA, encoded by the coding sequence ATGAAAACCAATACGCCATCCGTCAAAATGATTACCATCTCCGCTGATGAAGCGGGGCAACGTATCGACAATTTTTTACGCACCCATTTAAAAGGTGTGCCTAAAAGCATGATTTACCGCATTGTGCGTAAAGGTGAGGTGCGGGTGAATAAAAAACGCATTAAACCTGAGTACAAGCTGGAAGAGAATGATGAGGTGCGCATTCCGCCGGTCCGCGTGGCGGAGCGTGATGAAGATGCGGTTTCGCCGAAGCTGGCGAAAGTCGCCTCTCTTGCTGATGCCATCCTGTATGAGGATGAGCATATTCTGGTGATGAATAAGCCTTCCGGCACTGCAGTGCATGGTGGCAGCGGCCTGAGCTTCGGCGTGATAGAGGGATTACGCGCACTGCGGCCGGAAGCTCGCTTCCTTGAGCTGGTGCACCGTCTTGATCGCGATACCTCCGGTATTTTACTGGTGGCTAAAAAACGCTCAGCGCTACGTTCGCTGCATGAACAACTGCGTGAAAAAGGGATGCAGAAGGATTATCTGGCGCTGGTGCGTGGCCAGTGGCCGTCGCATCTGAAAGTCGTGCAGGCGCCGTTGCTGAAAAATATTCTGCAAAGCGGCGAGCGTGTTGTGCGCGTCAGTAGTGAAGGTAAAGCTTCAGAAACGCGCTTTAAAGTGGAAGAACGTTATGACATGGCAACGCTGGTAAAAGCCAGCCCGGTGACCGGACGTACCCATCAGATTCGCGTACATACCCTGCATGGCGGCCATCCGATCGCTTTTGATGATCGCTACGGCGATCGTGATTTCGATCGCCAGCTGGCGGGAAGCGGACTGAATCGTCTGTTTCTGCATGCGGCGGCGCTGCGTTTTACTCATCCCAACACCGGTGAAGTGATGCGGGTGGAAGCGCCACTTGATGACGGTTTAAAACGCTGTCTGGCTTTTCTTCGTAATAAAAAAGCGTAA
- the rpmF gene encoding 50S ribosomal protein L32 — protein MAVQQNKPTRSKRGMRRSHDALTTAALSVDKVSGETHLRHHITADGYYRGRKVIAK, from the coding sequence ATGGCCGTACAACAGAATAAACCAACCCGTTCCAAGCGTGGCATGCGTCGTTCACATGACGCTCTGACCACCGCCGCTCTTTCCGTAGATAAAGTTTCTGGCGAAACTCATCTGCGTCACCACATCACTGCGGATGGTTACTACCGCGGTCGCAAGGTCATCGCTAAGTAA
- the rne gene encoding ribonuclease E, producing the protein MKRMLINATQQEELRVALVDGQRLYDLDIESPGHEQKKANIYKGKITRIEPSLEAAFVDYGAERHGFLPLKEISREYFPANYNSHGRPNIKDVLREGQEVIVQIDKEERGNKGAALTTFISLAGSYLVLMPNNPRAGGISRRIEGDDRTELKEALSSLELPDGMGLIVRTAGVGKSAEALQWDLSFRMKHWEAIKKAADSRPAPFLIHQESNVIVRAFRDYLRQDIGEILIDNPKVLELARQHIAALGRPDFSSKIKLYTGEIPLFSHYQIESQIESAFQREVRLPSGGSIVIDSTEALTAIDINSARATRGGDIEETAFNTNLEAADEIARQLRLRDLGGLIVIDFIDMTPVRHQRAVENRLREAVRQDRARIQISHISRFGLLEMSRQRLSPSLGESSHHVCPRCSGTGTIRDNESLSLSILRLIEEESLKENTKEVHAIVPVQIASYLLNEKRDAVSAIEKRQGGVRAIIVPNDQMETPHYSVLRVRIGEETQTLSYHLPKLHEAEMALPSEEEHAERKRPEQPALAAFVMPDAPPAPQESTAPAKEPQPAPAVQHAAAAAAPQPGLFSRLMGGLKKLFASEETSSSAQPQQEVSEPAVATEATPQRNDRRNNRRNNNNRRDRSGERGGERNNRERNSESRDNRDNRDNRDNRDNRDNRDSRDNRESREGREDNRRNRRPAAAVAAAEPRDDLQPAQSDEARAQQRDEQQQQRREQRAERQRRRQDEKRQQQQEAKSEQPVVEEPAAVAAIAPEADNEENVQVMPRRKPRQLSQKIRFESAPAASVAEEPEAAPAPLLADEREFPVVQPAPVETGAEEDDAENRDSMPRRSRRSPRHLRVSGQRRRRYRDERYPSQSPMPLGFAAASPEMASGKVWITYPVAQSADEQTVVDSAPEAVAEEQQPQLSAAAVALPESDTVAAAAESINAEQPVAEVEPQQLPEPEVTLVETEETAAIEAPVNEEPAVIAAADEAVAEQTAAAAEPADDASKAVAEALEAAEEAPKVTEDAPQPVAEIISEIASDNVADVSEEVAAEVEEVTAAADVVAEEPAVETEAPATAVSAPQAPAIAVSEPHAPVAARDTAIAPVVAASVNFKHHATAPMTKAPAPEWQQEPARHSDWVRPDYAFEGKGSAGGHAATHQATAPATKP; encoded by the coding sequence ATGAAAAGAATGTTGATAAACGCAACTCAACAGGAGGAGTTGCGTGTTGCCCTGGTTGATGGACAGCGACTGTACGATCTGGATATCGAAAGCCCAGGACACGAACAGAAAAAAGCCAACATCTATAAAGGAAAGATCACCCGCATTGAACCGAGTCTTGAAGCTGCATTTGTCGATTACGGTGCCGAAAGACATGGTTTCCTACCTCTGAAAGAAATCTCCCGCGAATATTTCCCTGCGAATTACAATTCTCATGGCCGTCCAAATATTAAAGACGTGCTGCGTGAAGGCCAGGAAGTAATTGTTCAGATTGATAAAGAAGAACGTGGTAACAAAGGCGCAGCCTTAACCACCTTTATCAGCCTGGCGGGCAGCTATCTGGTACTGATGCCGAATAACCCGCGTGCGGGCGGCATCTCGCGCCGTATCGAAGGCGACGACCGTACCGAGCTGAAAGAAGCGCTCTCTTCACTGGAACTGCCGGATGGCATGGGTCTGATCGTGCGCACCGCAGGCGTAGGCAAATCTGCCGAAGCCCTGCAGTGGGATCTCAGCTTCCGTATGAAACACTGGGAAGCGATTAAGAAAGCCGCCGACAGCCGCCCTGCTCCATTCCTGATCCATCAGGAAAGCAATGTTATCGTCCGTGCTTTCCGTGACTATCTGCGCCAGGACATCGGTGAAATCCTGATCGACAATCCGAAAGTGCTGGAGCTGGCGCGTCAGCATATCGCCGCCCTTGGTCGTCCGGATTTCAGCAGCAAAATTAAACTGTACACCGGTGAAATCCCGTTGTTCAGCCACTACCAGATTGAATCGCAGATTGAGTCCGCCTTCCAGCGTGAAGTGCGCCTGCCGTCAGGCGGTTCTATCGTTATCGACAGCACCGAAGCACTCACCGCTATCGATATCAACTCCGCACGCGCCACCCGCGGCGGCGACATCGAAGAGACCGCATTCAACACCAACCTGGAAGCGGCCGATGAGATCGCCCGCCAGCTGCGTCTGCGTGACCTGGGTGGCCTGATCGTTATCGACTTTATCGATATGACCCCGGTACGCCACCAGCGCGCGGTAGAAAACCGTCTGCGTGAAGCGGTACGTCAGGATCGTGCGCGCATCCAGATCAGCCATATTTCACGCTTCGGCCTGCTGGAGATGTCGCGTCAGCGCCTCAGCCCGTCACTGGGTGAGTCCAGCCATCACGTCTGCCCACGCTGTAGCGGCACCGGCACTATTCGTGATAACGAGTCGCTGTCACTCTCCATTCTGCGTCTGATTGAAGAAGAGTCGCTGAAAGAGAACACCAAAGAAGTGCATGCCATTGTTCCGGTGCAAATCGCCTCTTACCTGCTGAACGAAAAACGTGATGCAGTGAGTGCGATTGAAAAACGCCAGGGCGGTGTGCGCGCGATCATCGTGCCGAACGATCAGATGGAAACGCCGCACTACTCAGTCCTGCGTGTACGCATTGGTGAAGAGACGCAAACCCTCAGCTACCACCTGCCGAAGCTGCATGAAGCTGAAATGGCGCTGCCTTCTGAAGAAGAGCATGCCGAGCGTAAACGTCCTGAGCAACCTGCCCTTGCCGCCTTTGTCATGCCAGATGCGCCACCTGCACCGCAGGAAAGCACTGCGCCGGCCAAAGAACCGCAACCAGCGCCAGCCGTACAACATGCAGCCGCCGCCGCCGCGCCACAGCCGGGCCTGTTCAGCCGTCTGATGGGTGGTCTGAAGAAACTGTTTGCTTCTGAAGAAACCAGCAGCAGCGCCCAGCCGCAGCAGGAAGTCAGCGAGCCAGCAGTTGCGACTGAAGCGACGCCTCAGCGTAACGACCGTCGCAACAATCGCCGCAATAACAACAACCGTCGCGATCGTAGTGGCGAACGTGGTGGTGAGCGCAACAACCGCGAACGTAATAGCGAAAGCCGTGACAACCGCGACAATCGTGACAATCGTGACAATCGTGACAACCGCGATAATCGTGATTCCCGCGATAATCGCGAAAGTCGTGAAGGCCGCGAAGATAATCGTCGTAACAGACGCCCTGCCGCCGCAGTCGCAGCAGCAGAGCCGCGTGACGATCTGCAACCGGCGCAGAGTGACGAAGCCCGCGCGCAACAGCGTGACGAGCAACAGCAGCAGCGTCGCGAGCAACGTGCGGAACGCCAGCGTCGTCGTCAGGACGAGAAGCGTCAGCAACAGCAGGAAGCGAAGAGCGAGCAGCCGGTAGTTGAAGAACCCGCCGCTGTCGCCGCGATTGCGCCTGAAGCAGATAACGAAGAGAACGTGCAGGTGATGCCGCGTCGTAAGCCGCGCCAGCTGAGCCAGAAAATTCGTTTCGAATCAGCTCCGGCTGCCAGCGTTGCTGAAGAGCCAGAAGCCGCGCCAGCGCCGCTGCTGGCAGACGAGCGCGAATTCCCTGTGGTGCAGCCTGCGCCAGTGGAGACCGGTGCCGAAGAAGATGACGCAGAAAACCGTGACAGCATGCCACGTCGTTCACGTCGTTCGCCGCGCCATCTGCGTGTCAGTGGTCAGCGTCGTCGCCGTTACCGTGACGAGCGTTACCCGTCACAGTCACCGATGCCGCTTGGCTTCGCCGCGGCGTCGCCAGAAATGGCATCCGGCAAAGTGTGGATCACCTACCCGGTGGCACAGAGTGCGGACGAGCAGACCGTGGTTGATAGCGCACCAGAAGCCGTAGCTGAAGAGCAGCAGCCGCAACTGAGCGCCGCAGCTGTCGCGCTGCCTGAGAGCGATACCGTCGCCGCTGCTGCGGAAAGCATCAATGCTGAGCAGCCGGTAGCGGAAGTTGAGCCACAGCAGTTGCCAGAACCGGAAGTCACCCTGGTGGAGACTGAAGAGACCGCAGCGATTGAAGCGCCGGTAAACGAAGAACCTGCCGTGATTGCCGCCGCAGATGAAGCGGTTGCTGAACAGACTGCCGCCGCCGCTGAGCCCGCCGATGACGCCAGCAAAGCAGTAGCCGAAGCACTGGAAGCCGCTGAAGAAGCGCCAAAAGTGACTGAGGACGCGCCACAGCCGGTAGCTGAAATCATCAGTGAGATCGCCAGCGACAACGTTGCGGATGTCAGTGAAGAAGTTGCCGCCGAAGTGGAAGAAGTGACTGCCGCAGCAGACGTGGTTGCCGAAGAGCCGGCAGTGGAAACTGAAGCACCGGCTACCGCAGTCAGCGCGCCACAAGCGCCAGCTATCGCCGTCAGTGAGCCACATGCACCGGTTGCTGCACGTGATACCGCTATCGCGCCAGTAGTGGCTGCATCGGTTAACTTTAAGCATCACGCAACCGCGCCGATGACCAAAGCACCTGCGCCAGAGTGGCAGCAGGAGCCTGCACGTCACAGCGACTGGGTACGTCCGGACTACGCCTTTGAGGGTAAAGGCTCCGCAGGCGGCCATGCGGCAACGCATCAGGCCACGGCGCCGGCGACCAAGCCTTAA
- a CDS encoding Maf family protein produces MTNLVLASTSPFRQALLNKLGLPFITAAPQVDETPLAQETAPQLVSRLAAAKAQALARHYPDHLIIGSDQVCVLNGQITGKPHTVENACTQLRQASGQSVIFYTGLALYASGRAQIQTLCETFTVHFRHLSDAEIAAYVAREQPLNCAGSFKSEGLGITLFERLEGRDPNTLVGLPLIALCAMLREAGMDPLLSQRLQND; encoded by the coding sequence ATGACTAATTTGGTTTTAGCCTCAACTTCACCCTTTCGCCAGGCGCTGTTAAATAAACTTGGCCTGCCATTTATCACCGCTGCGCCCCAGGTGGATGAGACGCCACTCGCGCAGGAAACCGCGCCACAGCTGGTCTCGCGCCTGGCGGCAGCCAAAGCGCAGGCGCTTGCGCGGCACTATCCTGATCATCTGATAATAGGCAGCGATCAGGTTTGCGTATTAAACGGACAAATAACCGGAAAACCGCATACCGTTGAAAATGCCTGTACACAATTACGCCAGGCAAGCGGCCAGTCTGTTATTTTTTATACCGGACTGGCTCTTTACGCCAGCGGTCGGGCGCAGATACAAACCCTGTGTGAAACCTTTACTGTCCATTTTCGTCACTTAAGTGACGCGGAAATTGCTGCTTATGTCGCCAGAGAGCAGCCGCTGAACTGTGCGGGCAGCTTTAAAAGCGAAGGTCTGGGGATTACTTTATTTGAGCGCTTAGAGGGGCGTGATCCCAATACATTAGTTGGATTGCCGCTGATTGCCTTGTGCGCCATGCTGCGTGAGGCGGGGATGGATCCGTTGCTGTCGCAGAGGCTGCAGAACGATTAG